A single region of the Vicia villosa cultivar HV-30 ecotype Madison, WI unplaced genomic scaffold, Vvil1.0 ctg.002222F_1_1, whole genome shotgun sequence genome encodes:
- the LOC131638223 gene encoding uncharacterized protein LOC131638223, which yields MPSTRSRSEDLVLPIPEPERSITVSRRLRRTRNVVPTPTSEPVEESTMGEQSRHLKSYVIPSQAEPRNSIAAPAIEANNFELKPTLLSAIQQNQFSGNATEDPNLHLSVFLQYADTVKANNVSAEAIRLRLFPFSLRDRARAWLQSLLANSVTTWNELKKVFLARYFPPSKTAMLRAQINGFRQKENESLFEAWERYKDILRLCPHHGLEEWLIIHTFYIGLLYNMRLTIDAAAGGALMDKAYADAYALIESMAQNHYQWGSERAQSEKISGEKSSTKSGMYEISSLDRVNAKVDALTQKIENLTISPVAAVVAVSPNWKYAGCLDMLPPSAIFWQEFPLNRWKNHPNFSYKNNNALYAPGQAPSVPPGYQKAPFAAPNVPRKSNLELMMENFIATQTQTNKDFINQNVHTNEQIKQLATKVDALATHNKMLETQISQVAQQQAPTAAPARTFPGQPQPNPKGHAHAIIMRSGREMEEPTDPRLKNPAMFQSPRKTTEEESRPKDKPSDPKEKEDKEGKTEEKEAPYIPPPPYKPPIPYPQRLEKSKNIGQFKKFV from the exons TCTCAAATCTTACGTTATTCCTTCGCAAGCTGAACCTCGCAATAGCATTGCTGCTCCTGCTATTGAGGCGAATAATTTCGAGCTAAAACCAACGTTGTTGTCAGCTATacaacaaaatcaattttctggaaatgcGACGGAAGACCCTAATCTTCATTTGTCAGTGTTCTTGCAATACGCAGACACTGTAAAGGCGAATAATGTCAGTGCGGAAGCTATCCGACtgcgcctttttcctttttcactgAGGGATAGAGCTAGAGCTTGGCTCCAGTCTTTACTCGCCAATTCTGTCACGACCTGGAATGAACTTAAGAAAGTCTTCCTGGCACGTTATTTTCCACCTAGTAAGACCGCCATGCTAAGAGCCCAGATCAATGGGTTTAGACAAAAAGAAAACGAGTCTTTATTCGAAGCGTGGGAGAGATACAAGGACATTCTTAGACTCTGTCCACATCACGGATTAGAAGAATGGTTAATTATCCATACCTTCTACATTGGTCTCCTCTACAATATGAGACTTACAATTGACGCTGCCGCAGGTGGCGCACTGATGGACAAAGCATATGCTGATGCCTATGCACTTATCGAGAGTATGGCTCAGAATCATTATCAATGGGGAAGCGAGAGAGCtcaatcagagaaaatttctggAGAAAAATCTTCAACGAAGAGTGGGATGTACGAGATAAGTAGCCTCGACCGCGTTAACGCCAAAGTCGATGCCCTAACTCAGAAGATTGAAAACCTCACTATATCACCTGTAGCCGCCGTGGTTGCTGTTTCCCCAAATTGGAAATATGCGGGATGTCTGGACATGCTGCCCCCGAGTGCCATCTTTTGGCAGGAGTTTCCCCTAAaca GATGGAAGAACCACCCTAATTTCTCGTACAAGAACAATAATGCTTTGTACGCACCTGGTCAAGCACCCAGTGTACCACCTGGATATCAAAAGGCACCATTCGCCGCTCCTAACGTCCCTAGGAAGTCTAACTTAGAATTGATGATGGAAAATTTCATAGCTACTCAAACTCAGACTAATAAGGATTTCATAAACCAGAACGTGCACACTAATGAGCAAATCAAACAGTTAGCAACTAAAGTAGACGCGTTGGCCACTCACAACAAGATGCTTGAGACACAAATCTCTCAAGTAgcacaacaacaagcacctactgccgcACCTGCTAGGACATTTCCAGGACAGCCACAACCAAACCCAAAAGGACATGCTCATGCTATTATTATGCGAAGTGGTAGAGAGATGGAAGAACCGACTGACCCTAGGCTTAAAAACCCTGCTATGTTCCAAAGCCCTAGGAAGACAACTGAGGAGGAAAGTAGACCCAAGGATAAACCAAGTGATCCGAAAGAGAAAGAGGACAAGGAAGGCAAGACGGAGGAAAAAGAAGCGCCATACATACCTCCACCACCTTATAAACCACCTATCCCGTACCCTCAAAGACTCGAGAAATCTAAAAACATAGGGCAGTTTAAGAAATTTGTCTAA
- the LOC131638224 gene encoding uncharacterized protein LOC131638224 — protein sequence MPSYAKFLKEILSNKKKLEDNETVTLTAECSAIIQNKMSPKLKDPGSFSIPCNIGKFVIDKALCDLGASISLMPLSICKKLNMGDLRPTKMSVQLTDRYVKYPVGVLENVPVRIG from the coding sequence ATGCCCTCATATGCTAAgttcctaaaagaaatcctatcgAATAAGAAGAAATTAGAGGATAATGAGACCGTAACACTCACTGCCGAATGTAGTGCAATCATCCAAAATAAAATGTCACCTAAGCTGAAGGACCCAGGAAGTTTCTCCATACCTTGCAATATAGGAAAATTTGTCATAGACAAAGCCTTGTGTGACTTAGGAGCTAGTATTAgcctaatgcctttgtccatttgcaAGAAACTAAACATGGGAGATCTAAGACCAACCAAGATGTCAGTACAACTTACAGACCGATATGTCAAGTATCCTGTAGGTGTTCTTGAAAATGTACCCGTCCGCATTGGATAG